The region GTTGCGGTGGACACCCCGCTCCGCTCGCTCAACTCCGACAGTCGCATCTCTTGCGCCCTTCGTTGGGTGGCGCAACTATCCAAGCATGGCGCCATCGGATAGCACCGCTCGCCAACGGAGCGGACGTGACGGACGGTATGGGGGTCCAAGGAGGGGGCGGCGGGCGGCGGACCGGTGCGCTCTGCGGGTTGTGTGCGGATGGTCGCGCAGTTCCTCGCGCCTCTGGCGGGGAGAGGAGGGGAGGGGAGGGGAGGTGTTCGGGGGATGAGCCTGCCGCGGCGTTGAGGCCGGCTCGTCCCCCGGTGTCGTGCTGGACCGGTGTCGTACTGGAGGTGTCGCTCAGCCCGTGCGGCGGAGGGCCTCGGAGAGGCGGGCGGCGGCGTCGATGACCGCCTGGGCGTGCATACGGCCAGGGTGTCGGGTCAGGCGCTCGATCGGACCGGAGACCGAGACGGCGGCGACCACGCGGTTCGAAGGTCCGCGCACCGGCGCGGAGACCGACGCGACGCCCGGCTCGCGCTCGCCGATCGACTGGGCCCAGCCCCGGCGCCGTACGCCCGAGAGCGCCGTGGCGGTGAAGCGGGCTCCCTGGAGACCGCGGTGCAGACGCTCCGGCTCCTCCCAGGCCATCAGGATCTGCGCCGAGGAACCGGCCTTCATCGTGAGCGTCGAGCCGACCGGGACCGTGTCCCGAAGGCCGGACAGGCGCTCGGCCGCGGCGACGCAGATGCGCATGTCGCCCTGGCGGCGGTAGAGCTGGGCGCTCTCGCCCGTGACGTCGCGCAGGTGCGTGAGCACCGGGCCGGCCGTCGCGAGGAGTCGGTCCTCGCCCGCGGCCGCGGCCAGCTCGGCGAGGCGGGGGCCGAGAATGAACCGGCCCTGCATGTCACGCGCCACCATGCGGTGGTGTTCAAGTGCCACGGCGAGGCGATGTGCCGTGGGTCGTGCCAGTCCGGTCGCCGCGACCAGTCCCGCGAGGGTGGCCGGACCGGACTCCAGAGCGCTCAGGACAAGGGCTGCCTTGTCCAGAACGCCGACGCCGCTACTGTTGTCCATGCAACGATACTCGCGTCTCACTCTGTGAAACGCAAGTTCAATTTTCGGTGGAACGCGCCACCCTTGTAGACACAGCGGCCCGCGGACCAACGGGCCCGGTGGAGGGCGTCCGGACGAGGGGTACGGACGCCGCCGCCCCGGAAATCTCTAGTTGGGCCGGCGCCACACAGGCCGGCCGGAGGGAAAGCGATGGGTAGGACACTCGCGGAGAAGGTCTGGGACGACCATGTCGTCCGGCGCGCCGAGGGCGAGCCCGACCTCCTCTTCATCGATCTGCACCTGCTGCACGAGGTGACCAGCCCGCAGGCCTTCGACGGCCTCCGCCAGGCGGGGCGTCCCGTGCGCCGTCTCGACCTCACCATCGCCACCGAGGATCACAACACCCCGACCCTCGACATCGACAAGCCCATCGCGGACCCGGTCTCCCGGGCCCAGCTGGAGACCCTGCGCAAGAACTGCGCCGAGTTCGGTGTACGACTGCACTCGCTGGGTGACGTCGAGCAGGGCGTCGTTCACGTGGTGGGACCGCAGCTGGGTCTGACCCAGCCCGGCACCACCGTGGTCTGTGGCGACTCCCACACCTCCACGCACGGCGCCTTCGGCGCGCTGGCGTTCGGCATCGGCACCTCGCAGGTCGAGCACGTGCTGGCCACCCAGACGCTGCCGCTGGCCCGCCCCAAGACCATGGCCATCACGGTCGACGGCGAGCTGCCCGACGGCGTCACCGCCAAGGACCTGATCCTGGCGATCATCGCCAAGATCGGCACGGGCGGCGGCCAGGGCTACATCCTGGAATACCGCGGCTCCGCCATCGAGAAGCTCTCGATGGAAGCCCGGATGACCATCTGCAACATGTCGATCGAGGCCGGCGCCCGCGCGGGCATGATCGCCCCCGACGAGACCACCTTCGCGTACCTCAAGGGCCGTGCGCACGCCCCCGAGGGCGAGGAGTGGGACGCGGCGGTCGCGTACTGGAAGACCCTGAAGACGGACGAGGACGCGGTCTTCGACGCCGAGGTGGTCATCGACGGCCCGTCGCTGGCGCCGTTCGTCACCTGGGGCACCAACCCCGGCCAGGGAGCGCCGCTTTCGGCGTCCGTCCCCGACCCGGCTTCGTACGAAGACGCTTCGGAGCGCATGGCCGCCGAAAAGGCCCTGGAGTACATGGGGTTGACCGCCGGACAGCCGCTGCGTGACATCAAGGTCGACACCGTCTTCGTAGGTTCCTGCACCAACGGCCGCATCGAGGACCTGCGCGCAGCCGCCGCGATCGTCGGGGGCCGCAAAGTCGCCGACGGCGTACGGATGCTGGTGGTCCCCGGTTCCGCGCGGGTCGGTCTGCAGGCCGTCTCCGAGGGCCTGGACGTGGTCTTCAAGGAGGCCGGCGCCGAATGGCGGCACGCGGGCTGCTCGATGTGTCTGGGCATGAACCCCGACCAGCTGGCCCCCGGTGAGCGCTCCGCGTCCACCTCGAACCGCAACTTCGAGGGCAGGCAGGGCAAGGGCGGCCGTACGCACCTGGTGTCGCCGCAGGTCGCCGCCGCCACCGCCGTACTCGGCCACCTGGCCTCCCCGGCCGATCTCGCCGACTCGTCTGCCGCCCGCACGCCCGCTGGAGTCTGAGAAGTCATGGAAGCATTCATCACGCACACCGGCCGGGCCGTTCCGCTGCGCCGCAGCAACGTCGACACCGACCAGATCATCCCTGCCCACTGGCTCAAGAAGGTGACCAGGGACGGTTTCGAGGACGGGCTGTTCGAGGCCTGGCGCAAGGACTCGTCCTTCATCCTCAACCAGCCCGAGCGCAAGGGTGCCACGGTCCTGGTCGCGGGCCCCGACTTCGGCACCGGCTCCTCGCGCGAGCACGCCGTCTGGGCGCTGCAGAACTACGGTTTCAAGGCCGTCATCTCGTCCCGGTTCGCGGACATCTTCCGGGGTAACTCGCTCAAGAACGGCCTGCTCACGGTGGTTCTGGAGCAGAAGATCGTGGACGCGCTGCAGGAGCTGACGGAGAAGGACCCCGAGGCCGAGATCACGGTCGACCTGGAGGCCCGCGAAGTGCGCGCCGAGGGCATCACCGCCGCCTTCGAGCTCGACGAGAACGCCCGCTGGCGGCTGCTGAACGGGCTGGACGACATCTCCATCACCCTCCAGAACGAGGGCGACATCGCGGAGTACGAGGCCAAGCGGCCGTCGTACAAGCCGAAGACGCTCCAGGTCTGACGCCCGGGTCGCTTCGCGGCTGAGGCAGGGCTGATTTCAGCCACCGCAACACCCCTCTGTACCCCCAATCGTGGACGGTTGGGGGTACAGCTGTGTCTGCCCCCGGACGCCCCCGAAGCGCCCCTCCGGGAGGCTTCAACTCCCCTAGTTACAAGGGAGATTGCCTGGGTAGGCGCCTCTTGGGGGCGTGGTGCTCCGCGACGCTCAGGACCCTCTCCAAGGGCGGCAGTTACCCCCTGGGCAGGCGACAACTCGCCCCAGATGGCACAATCTGTGCATGGAACACGACGGCCAACTCGAGCTCTATGCGGCAGTCGCGGCCCAACTGAAGGAAGCGCACACAAGAGTGCGCGCACTGCAAGTCCCGGAGGGCGTACGGATGGCGCTGACCCGGAAGCTGCTGGTCATTACGGCCGTGGCCAAGCACGATCTCGCCGACGCGACAAGGCGGCTGGAGCGGTTCACCACCGACCTCGACGAGGGTCGATTCCTCGAAGGGGATCGCTGAGGAACTCCGCGACAGCCCGAGTTCGTTGCGGCACAAGGGTGATTAGCCCGTTTCGTGTTTGATTTGCGGTATATATCTGCCTAACGTGCGAAAAAGCTTGAACGCATTCGTTCGGGCAATGTCTCCGAAGGGGAAGACGTGAACAAGGCGCAGCTCGTAGAAGCGATTGCCGACAAGGTCGGCGGGCGTCAGCAGGCCGCCGACGCGGTCGACGCCGTACTGGACGCGATCGTCCGTGCAGTTGTCGGCGGGGACCGGGTCTCGGTCACCGGCTTCGGTTCCTTCGAGAAGGTCGACCGTCCGGCTCGTTACGCCCGCAACCCGCAGACCGGTGAGCGTGTTCGGGTCAAGAAGACCTCTGTGCCGCGCTTCCGCGCCGGTCAGGGCTTCAAGGACCTGGTGAGCGGCTCGAAGAAGCTCCCGCGTGGTGGCGAGGTCGCGGTCAAGAAGGCGCCCAAGGGCAGCCTGACCGGCGGCGCCGCGGCGACCGTGAAGAAGGCCGCGGCCAAGAAGGCCACCACCGCCAAGAGGGCGACGGCCGCGAAGAAGACCACCGCCGCCGTGAAGAAGACGGCCGCGAAGAAGACCACCACCGCGGCGAAGAAGACCACGGCGACCGCCAAGAAGACGACCGCCAAGAAGACCACGGCGACCGCCAAGAAGACCGCGGCGAAGAAGACCACCGCCAAGAAGGCGACGGCCAAGAAGGCCCCGGCGAAGAAGGCGACCGCCAAGAAGGCCCCCGCCAAGAAGTCGGCGGCTCGCAAGACCACCGCCAAGAAGGCCACCGCCCGCTAGAAGCAGGGGCGCAGGGCAACCCACGCGCCGGGCCGGACTCCCACGGGGAGCCCGGCCCGCGGCGTGTCCGGGACCTGGTGCGAGGGCCTGGTCAGAAGGTCTGGAGCGTCACCAGGGTGATCCGGCGGGCCTCGCCGTCGCCCTCGGTCTCGATGCGCACGCGCTGTCCCGGGCGCAGCAGCCTGAGGCCGCCGGCGTCGAACGCCGCGCCGTCGAAGGGCACCGGCGTGCCGTCGTCGAGCAGCACCTGTCCGCTACGGGTGTCGGGGTCGTACGTGTACGCGGTCGCCTGCATGCCGAAAGCCTATCCAGCGCCGGTGTGCGCCGCCGGTGGGTCCGGCGGACCGGGCTTCGGCGAACGCCGGTTCACGCGGCGAGGGGGCGCGTTCAGGGGCCCGGTTGGCCCGGGATCAGGAGTTTCGCCGCCAGTGTGGCCGTGCGCGGGCCCACTCCCAGGGCGAGGGCCGTGCGCAGATCGTCGCCGGTGTCCACGTCCTGGCGTACGGAATCCACCGCGGTGAGGAGGAGTTCCGTGGCTCCCGAGGCGCGATGACGGGCTCGGGAATCGGTGCCGAAGGCGGGACGCAATTCCCGGCCGGGAGATGCGGCCAGCAGAGTGGTGCCGATTGCGGCCGCATCGGAGAGAAAAGCACGCGGGAATTCGGCGGCGGCGTCGAGTACCCGGGCCAATTCCAGGGGACGCAACGCGGGCAGATCGGCGTTCAGGGCGGCCACGGCGCATTCGGGACTTCGGGAGCGTACGGCCGCCGTCCCGTGTGCCAGCGCGGCGTTCAGACCGCCGCCCGGCTCGTCCGGCACGATCCACGCCCCCAGCGCGGCCAGCTCCCGCCCGGCCAGCGCGTCGTCCGTGACGACCGCCACATCGCCGACCGCCGCGCAGGCCAGCGCGGCCGCCACGGTGTCCTGCGCGAAGGCGAGGGCGAGTCCGGGGCGCACCGCGTCGGCGGCGGTGTCCGAGAGCCTGCTCTTGGCCCGCGCCAAGGCTTTGAGGGGGATGACCAAGGTCCACTGCACGAGCGCTCCGTTCCTCCCTTGTCGCGCCCATTGTGACCCGGCACCCCTGGCGGTCCGGACGTCGGGGCGTACGGTGTTCTCGACAGACAGGCGGCCTGGGGCGACACTTGTGCGGCCCCCCAGGCCCTAAGAGGAAGGTGTCCGCGTGCCCCGCCGCAGAATCGGCTTCTGGTACCGCTTCGCAGCGGTCCTCTGCAAACCACCACTAGTGGTTCTGATCAAGCGGGACTGGCGCGGAATGGAGAACATTCCGGCTGAGGGCGGATTTATCACCGCGGTGAACCACAATTCGCATGTGGACCCGTTCGCGTATGCCCACTATCAGTACAACACCGGGCGTGTTCCGCGTTTCCTGGCCAAGGCCGGGCTTTTCAGGAAGGGATTCGTGGGGGCCGCGATGCGCGGCACCGGACAGATCCCCGTGTACCGCGAGAGCACCGACGCGCTGAGCGCGTTCCGGGCCGCGATCGACGCCGTGGAGCGCGGCGAGTGCGTCGCGTTCTACCCCGAGGGCACCCTCACCCGCGACCCCGACGGCTGGCCGATGACCGGCAAGACCGGTGCCGCCCGGGTCGCCCTGCAGACCAAGTGTCCGGTGATTCCGGTCGCCCAGTGGGGTGCCAACGAACTGCTGCCGCCGTACGCCAAGAAGCCCAACCTTCTTCCGCGCAAGACCCACCACGTTCTCGCGGGCCCTCCGGTGGACCTGTCGCGTTTCTACGACAAGGAAATGAGCCCGGACCTCCTGAAGGAGGCCACCGAGGTCATCATGGCCGCCATCACCGCGCAGCTGGAGGAGCTCCGCGGCGAGAAGGCCCCTGAGACGCCCTACGACCCGCGCCAGGTACGGATCGAACAGCGCAGGCGTACCAGGGCCCAGGAGAAGGCTCAGGAGCGGGCACAGGCCCAGCAGCAGGCACAGGCACAGCAGGAAGAGGGGCAGAGCACGTGAGCAAGCCGGTCAAGGCGGCCGTCTTCGGGACCGGATCGTGGGGTACGGCCTTCGGCATGGTGCTCGCCGACGCGGGGTGCGAGGTCACCCTGTGGGCGCGGCGCGCCGAGCTCGTCGAGGCGGTCAACTCCACACGTACGAACCCGGACTACCTGCCGGGCGTCGAACTCCCCGAGAACCTGCGGGCGACGACCGACGCCGCCGAGGCCGCGCGTGACGCCGACTTCACCGTGCTCGCCGTGCCTTCGCAGACCCTGCGCGGGAACCTCGCCGAGTGGACGCCGCTGCTGGAGCCCGACACGGTCCTGGTCTCCCTCATGAAGGGCGTCGAACTCGGCTCCGCGATGCGGATGAGCGAGGTGATCGAGGACGTCGCCAAGGTCGGCGCCGACCGTATCGCCGTGGTCACCGGACCGAACCTGGCCCGTGAGATCGCCGCCCGGATGCCGGCCGCCGCCGTGGTTGCCTGCACCTCCGAAGCGGTCGCCCAGCGCCTCCAGGCCGCCAGCCACAACCCTTACTTCCGCCCGTACACCAACACCGACGTGGTGGGCTGCGAGCTGGGCGGCGCGGTGAAGAACGTGATCGGTCTCGCCGTCGGCATCGCGGACGGCATGGGCCTGGGCGACAACGCCAAGGGCTCGCTCATCACGCGCGGACTCGCCGAGACCACCCGACTCGGCGTCGTCATGGGCGCCGACCCGCTGACCTTCTCCGGACTCGCGGGCCTCGGCGACCTGGTGGCCACCTGCTCCTCGCCGCTGTCGCGCAACCACACCTTCGGCACCAACCTCGGCAGGGGCATGACTCTCCAGGAGACCATCGCGGTCACCAAGCAGACCGCCGAGGGCGTCAAGTCCTGTGAGTCGGTGCTGGATCTGGCCCGCAGGCACGGCGTCGACATGCCCATCACCGAGACGGTCGTCGGCATCGTCCACGAGGGCAAGTCGCCGGTCGTCGCGGTCAAGGAGCTGATGGGGCGCAGCGCCAAGGCCGAGCGCCGCTGAGGAGCGACGCCGCGGCGCCGGGAATCTACGCTCCGCAACGGCTCGTACGACGCTGAGCGACCACCCGTGCGACGTTGGACAACGGCCGCGGTGGGGCGCTGACTCAGCGCCGTACCAACGGGTACTCTCAACGCGATATGAGCACCGAGAACCTCCCCCAGAGCCCTGAGCAGCCGCCTCGCAAGCCGCGCGTGGCCGTCGTCTTCGGCGGCCGCAGCTCCGAACACGGGATCTCCGTGGTCACGGCCGGCGCCGTCCTGCGCGCCATCGACCGGACGAAGTACGACGTCCTGCCGATCGGTATCACCCGGGACGGCCGTTGGGCGCTCACCGCCGACGAACCGGACCGGATGGCCATCGTCGACCGGCGCCAGCCGGACGTGGAGCAGCTCGCCGAGTCGAGCGAGGGCGGCGTGATCCTCCCCGTCGACCCGGCCAACCGCGAAGTCGTCTACAGCGAGCCCGGATCGGTCCCCAAGGCCCTGGGCGAGGTCGACGTCGTCTTCCCCGTGCTGCACGGCCCCTACGGCGAGGACGGCACCCTCCAGGGCCTCCTGGAGCTCTCCGGAGTCCCGTACGTCGGTGCGGGTGTGCTCGCCTCGGCCGTCGGCCAGGACAAGGAGTACATGAAGCGGGTGTTCACCTCCTTCGGGCTGTCCGTCGGCCCGTACGTGGTGATCCGGCGCCGTGAGTGGGAGCGTGACGAGTCCGCCGCCCGCAAGAAGATCATCGACTTCGCGGGTGAGCACGGCTGGCCGCTGTTCATCAAGCCCGCGCGCGCGGGCTCTTCGATCGGCATCACCAAGGTCGACTCCCTCGAAGGCCTCGACGAGGCGATCGAGGAGGCCCAGCGCCACGATCCGAAGATCATCGTGGAGGCGCTGCTGCGCGGCCGCGAGATCGAGTGCGGGGTGCTGGAGTTCGAGGACGGTCCGCGCGCCAGCGTGCCCGCCGAGATCCCGCCCGTGCAGTCGCACGCGTACTACGACTTCGAGGCGAAGTACATCGACTCGGCGCCCGGTCTCGTGCCCGCCCCGCTGACCCCCGAGCAGACCGCCGAGGTCCAGCGGCTCGCGGTCGACGCGTTCGAGGCCGCCTCCTGCGAGGGCCTGGTGCGCGCGGACTTCTTCCTCACCGAGGACGGCGAGTTCGTGATCAACGAGATCAACACCATGCCGGGCTTCACGCCCATCTCCATGTACCCGCAGATGTGGGAGGCGAGTGGCGTGGCCTACCCGGAGTTGGTGGACCGCCTGATCGGGGCGGCGCTGCGCCGCCCGACGGGGCTTCGGTAGACCCGGGGCACCGGGGCTCCGCTCCAGGGCACACGCCCCCGCGCGCACGTGTGTACGTCAGTCGGCGATCCCTTCGGGGATCGCCTTCTTGATGGGCGCGGCCAGGTCGACGAGCGCGTTGGACCCGTCCCGCTGGACCCACTTCTTGGGCACGCTGACCTCGACGTACGCGCGCCGCAGGCTCGTGGTGAAGCGGTACGACCCGTCGTCCTGCTTCTCCATGAGCCAGCCGACGCCGTTCACCTCGCCGCTGAGCGCGTTCTGGTCGCTCATCTTCGCGGGTCGTTCGACACCGCAGCGCAGTATGATCGCCGGGCTTCCCCAGCCCGCGGTCAGCGCGGACCGGGGCTCGGGATCGTTCCGGTCGAGGCCGTCGATCTTCTTCGGCAGCACCTTGTCCAGGTTCTGACACAGCCCGGTGACCTTCGCCCCCGGGCTGGGAACCGCGGCCGATCCGCCGTCGTCTGCTGAGGAGCAGCCTGTGGCGGCGATCAACAGGGCGAGAACGGACAGCCCGAAGAGAGCGGTGTGCCGGTGACGGGAGAAGTTCACCGGCCAAGGGTAGACGGGGGCTAGAGGTGCACCACCGGGCAGGTCAGGGTACGGGTGATGCCGTCCACTTGCTGGACTTTCGCGACCACCATGCGGCCGAGTTCGTCGACCGTGTCGGCCTGGGCGCGCACGATCACGTCGTACGGTCCTGTCACGTCCTCGGCCTGGATCACCCCCGGGATCTTGCTGATCGTCTCGGCGACGGTCGACGCTTTGCCGACCTCCGTCTGGATCAGGATGTACGCCTGTACCACGGAACCTCCAGGGCGGCCACGAGGATCATGTGGGGAAAAGGAACGCCACGGTATCGCGTCGCCGCTCGCCACGGGGAGACCCGCGGTGGCTGGGGCTTGCGCGCCGGGGTGCACGGACTGCACAAGTTGACGGTCAACTCGACCGTACCGAGTACAGAGACGGCTCGCGACCGGGCACCGGTAGCGGCAGAGGGAGCAGTACGATCATGAAGGGCACCGTGGGCGAGTTGGGGGAGTTCGGGCTCATCAAGGAGCTCACTTCGCGTCTCACCACCACCCCGGCGGTCCGGGTCGGTCCCGGCGACGACGCCGCGGTGGTGGCCGCGCCCGACCGCAGAGTAGTGGCGAGCACCGACATCCTCCTGGAGGGGCGGCACTTCCGCCGTGACTGGTCCACGGCGTACGACGTCGGGCGCAAGGCGGCCGCGCAGAACCTCGCGGACATCGCCGCGATGGGCGCCGTACCGACCGCGCTGCTGCTCGGTCTCGTCGTCCCGGCCGAACTCCCCGCCACCTGGCCCTCCGAGATGATGGACGGGCTGCGCGACGAGTGCCAGGTCGCGGGCGCGTCCGTGGTCGGCGGCGATGTCGTGCGCGGCGACACCATCATGATCTCGATCACCGCGCTCGGCGATCTGCGCAACCACGAGCCGGTCACCCGGGGCGGCGCCCAGCCCGGCGACGTGATCGCCGTGACGGGCTGGCTGGGCTGGTCCGCGGCCGGGCACGCGGTGCTCTCCCGCGGCTTCCGCTCACCGCGCGCCTTCGTCGAGGCCCACCGCCGCCCCGAACCGCCGTACCACGCGGGCCCCGCCGCCGCCGGGCTCGGCGCGACGGCGATGTGCGACGTGAGCGACGGGCTGATCGCCGACCTGGGTCACATCGCCGAGGCGAGCAAGGTGCGCATCGACATCCGTTCGGGCGCGATCGACATCCCCTCCCAGATGAACGACATCGGCCAGGCCGTCGGCGTCGACCCCATCCAGTGGGTGCTGACCGGCGGGGAGGACCACGCGATCGTGGCGGCCTTCCCGCCGGACGTGAAGCTGCCCGCGCGCTGGAAGGTGATCGGCGAGGTCCTCAACCCCTCGGCGCTGCCCCAGGTCACGGTGGACGGCGCGCCCTGGACCAGCAAGGGCGGTTGGGACCACTTCGGGGACATCGAGACGTAGCCGCCCATCCCGTCAGGCGGGGTATTCGCGGAGTTTGATGCCGGTGGCCGCCTTCTCGGTGAGCTTCTTGAAGAAGCCCGCCAGGAGGCGGGAGCTGAGCAGCCGGTACGCGCGGTCCCGGCTGCGGATCCGCCGCTCGGTCGGCGGCGCGAAGAACGGCCCCGCGTTGCCCGAGATCTTCTGGCAGCCCTTGGCGAAGTCCCGGACGCGGGTCTCGTACTCGGCGAAGGCGGTGCGGTGGTCGCCGCCCGCGAGGGCCAGCTCGCCGGCCAGGACGTACGCGCCCACGATCGCCACTCCGGTGCCCATGCCGCCCATCGTGGCCCCGTACCCGGCGTCCCCGAGCAGCACCACGCGCCCCTGGGTGAGCCGTTCGACATGGATCTGGGCGATCGCGTCGAAGTACAGGTCGTCGGCCCGCTCCAGGGCCTTGAGGACCCCCGGGGTCTCCCAGCCCATCCCCGCGAACCGTTCCGCCAGGATCCGCTTCTGCGCGGCCACGTCACGGCGGTCGAACTCCAGCTTCTCGGACCGGAAGACGAGCAGCGCGCCCGCCCGGTCCGGGTCGCCGTCGTAGTTGCCGACGGCCACCGCCCGCCCCGGCTCGCTGTACAGCCGCCCGGTGCGGTCGAGCCCCAGGTCGTTGGGGACGCCGAAGGCCGCCACGTAGTGGTCGAGGAAGCGCAGGTGGCGGGACTCCTCACCGAAGACGAGCCGACGGGTGAGGGAATGCAGTCCGTCGGCGCCCACGACGAGGTCGAAGCGGCGCGGGACGCCGCGCTCGAAGGTCACGTCGACGCCTTCCGGGGTCTCGGTGAGGGTGGCGATCGAGTCCCCGAAGACGTACTCCACCCTGTCCTTGGTGCGTTCGTACATGATCCGCGCCAGCTCACCGCGGAAGATCTCCACGTCGCCGCTCATCATCTCGGCCGGCAGGTCCACGCGCGGGGTGCCGTCGGCGTCGACGACGCTCTGCCGGCCCATGTGTGTCTGATGGGCGTGGATCTCGTCCCAGATGCCCATGGCGGTCAGGACGGTCCGGTGGACGTGCCCCCGGAAGTCGACCGCGAATCCGCCGGGCCGCAGGTCGGGTGCCTTCTCGACGACGGTGACGCGGGCGCCGTACCGAATCAGGTTCAGGGCGAGGGCGGGACCCGCGACGCTGGCGCCGGAGACGAGGACGTGGAGGTGGGCGAGTTTTCCCGCCGGGTTCTGCGCCGGGTTCTCCGCCGTGTTCCGTGGCGTGTTCTGTGTCGGGTTCGTCGTCATGGGCAGGAGCTTCGCGGGAGGCGCTGACCGTGTTCCTACCGTTCGCTGACCGTGCGCCTGACCGCCGGTCGGCACCGCCGTCCTAGTCGGTGGTGAGCGCCGCCGCCCCGAGCACTCGCCCCTGCTCAAAGGCCTTTTCGTACGCTTCGGGGGACAGCTTTTCGCGGATGCCCCGCTCATTGCGTACGGCTTCGGGGTCGCCCCGCAGTGCCGCCCCGCGCAGGCCGACCGCGGCGCCCAGCAGGACGGCGGCGCGCTCGGGGGAGTCGGCGAGGGCGGCCAACGCCTCCGCGGACTCGGCGAGTTCCAGTACTCCGGGACTCTCGACGGCGAGGCCGGCCGCCTGGCGGGCCCAGTCACGCGCCTCGTCGAGGCGCCCCTCCGTGGCCGCGGAGCGGCCAAGACCGATGAGGATGCGCACGGTCTCCCCGATGCTGAACCAGTTGGCGGCGCAGGCCTCCAGGGCGCTTTCGTAGCGCACGCGCGCGTGGCCGGTGTCTCCCGCGAGCCGAGCCGCGTCGCCCAGGCCCCGCAGGGCACCCGCCACCTTGTCGGTGAGGCCCACGGTGCGGGCCAGCGTCAGGGCCTGGCCGAAG is a window of Streptomyces sp. NBC_00271 DNA encoding:
- the ndgR gene encoding IclR family transcriptional regulator NdgR, with protein sequence MDNSSGVGVLDKAALVLSALESGPATLAGLVAATGLARPTAHRLAVALEHHRMVARDMQGRFILGPRLAELAAAAGEDRLLATAGPVLTHLRDVTGESAQLYRRQGDMRICVAAAERLSGLRDTVPVGSTLTMKAGSSAQILMAWEEPERLHRGLQGARFTATALSGVRRRGWAQSIGEREPGVASVSAPVRGPSNRVVAAVSVSGPIERLTRHPGRMHAQAVIDAAARLSEALRRTG
- the leuC gene encoding 3-isopropylmalate dehydratase large subunit, which encodes MGRTLAEKVWDDHVVRRAEGEPDLLFIDLHLLHEVTSPQAFDGLRQAGRPVRRLDLTIATEDHNTPTLDIDKPIADPVSRAQLETLRKNCAEFGVRLHSLGDVEQGVVHVVGPQLGLTQPGTTVVCGDSHTSTHGAFGALAFGIGTSQVEHVLATQTLPLARPKTMAITVDGELPDGVTAKDLILAIIAKIGTGGGQGYILEYRGSAIEKLSMEARMTICNMSIEAGARAGMIAPDETTFAYLKGRAHAPEGEEWDAAVAYWKTLKTDEDAVFDAEVVIDGPSLAPFVTWGTNPGQGAPLSASVPDPASYEDASERMAAEKALEYMGLTAGQPLRDIKVDTVFVGSCTNGRIEDLRAAAAIVGGRKVADGVRMLVVPGSARVGLQAVSEGLDVVFKEAGAEWRHAGCSMCLGMNPDQLAPGERSASTSNRNFEGRQGKGGRTHLVSPQVAAATAVLGHLASPADLADSSAARTPAGV
- the leuD gene encoding 3-isopropylmalate dehydratase small subunit, whose amino-acid sequence is MEAFITHTGRAVPLRRSNVDTDQIIPAHWLKKVTRDGFEDGLFEAWRKDSSFILNQPERKGATVLVAGPDFGTGSSREHAVWALQNYGFKAVISSRFADIFRGNSLKNGLLTVVLEQKIVDALQELTEKDPEAEITVDLEAREVRAEGITAAFELDENARWRLLNGLDDISITLQNEGDIAEYEAKRPSYKPKTLQV
- a CDS encoding HU family DNA-binding protein, with the protein product MNKAQLVEAIADKVGGRQQAADAVDAVLDAIVRAVVGGDRVSVTGFGSFEKVDRPARYARNPQTGERVRVKKTSVPRFRAGQGFKDLVSGSKKLPRGGEVAVKKAPKGSLTGGAAATVKKAAAKKATTAKRATAAKKTTAAVKKTAAKKTTTAAKKTTATAKKTTAKKTTATAKKTAAKKTTAKKATAKKAPAKKATAKKAPAKKSAARKTTAKKATAR
- the cofC gene encoding 2-phospho-L-lactate guanylyltransferase, with protein sequence MQWTLVIPLKALARAKSRLSDTAADAVRPGLALAFAQDTVAAALACAAVGDVAVVTDDALAGRELAALGAWIVPDEPGGGLNAALAHGTAAVRSRSPECAVAALNADLPALRPLELARVLDAAAEFPRAFLSDAAAIGTTLLAASPGRELRPAFGTDSRARHRASGATELLLTAVDSVRQDVDTGDDLRTALALGVGPRTATLAAKLLIPGQPGP
- a CDS encoding lysophospholipid acyltransferase family protein, translating into MPRRRIGFWYRFAAVLCKPPLVVLIKRDWRGMENIPAEGGFITAVNHNSHVDPFAYAHYQYNTGRVPRFLAKAGLFRKGFVGAAMRGTGQIPVYRESTDALSAFRAAIDAVERGECVAFYPEGTLTRDPDGWPMTGKTGAARVALQTKCPVIPVAQWGANELLPPYAKKPNLLPRKTHHVLAGPPVDLSRFYDKEMSPDLLKEATEVIMAAITAQLEELRGEKAPETPYDPRQVRIEQRRRTRAQEKAQERAQAQQQAQAQQEEGQST
- a CDS encoding NAD(P)H-dependent glycerol-3-phosphate dehydrogenase, which translates into the protein MSKPVKAAVFGTGSWGTAFGMVLADAGCEVTLWARRAELVEAVNSTRTNPDYLPGVELPENLRATTDAAEAARDADFTVLAVPSQTLRGNLAEWTPLLEPDTVLVSLMKGVELGSAMRMSEVIEDVAKVGADRIAVVTGPNLAREIAARMPAAAVVACTSEAVAQRLQAASHNPYFRPYTNTDVVGCELGGAVKNVIGLAVGIADGMGLGDNAKGSLITRGLAETTRLGVVMGADPLTFSGLAGLGDLVATCSSPLSRNHTFGTNLGRGMTLQETIAVTKQTAEGVKSCESVLDLARRHGVDMPITETVVGIVHEGKSPVVAVKELMGRSAKAERR
- a CDS encoding D-alanine--D-alanine ligase family protein, with protein sequence MSTENLPQSPEQPPRKPRVAVVFGGRSSEHGISVVTAGAVLRAIDRTKYDVLPIGITRDGRWALTADEPDRMAIVDRRQPDVEQLAESSEGGVILPVDPANREVVYSEPGSVPKALGEVDVVFPVLHGPYGEDGTLQGLLELSGVPYVGAGVLASAVGQDKEYMKRVFTSFGLSVGPYVVIRRREWERDESAARKKIIDFAGEHGWPLFIKPARAGSSIGITKVDSLEGLDEAIEEAQRHDPKIIVEALLRGREIECGVLEFEDGPRASVPAEIPPVQSHAYYDFEAKYIDSAPGLVPAPLTPEQTAEVQRLAVDAFEAASCEGLVRADFFLTEDGEFVINEINTMPGFTPISMYPQMWEASGVAYPELVDRLIGAALRRPTGLR
- a CDS encoding DUF3515 domain-containing protein; protein product: MNFSRHRHTALFGLSVLALLIAATGCSSADDGGSAAVPSPGAKVTGLCQNLDKVLPKKIDGLDRNDPEPRSALTAGWGSPAIILRCGVERPAKMSDQNALSGEVNGVGWLMEKQDDGSYRFTTSLRRAYVEVSVPKKWVQRDGSNALVDLAAPIKKAIPEGIAD
- a CDS encoding Lrp/AsnC family transcriptional regulator — protein: MVQAYILIQTEVGKASTVAETISKIPGVIQAEDVTGPYDVIVRAQADTVDELGRMVVAKVQQVDGITRTLTCPVVHL